Proteins from a genomic interval of Kiloniellales bacterium:
- a CDS encoding protein-disulfide reductase DsbD family protein produces MTALAEGKLSSPRVRGPLARAVLCLSLLCSVLLQRPEAALAADWTEREFARFRLLPGVTAVEAARDLLVGLEVELAPGWQFYSENPGDYGVAPRLDWSASRNLAEAEIHWPAPKAYIYGSDPTVSTLGYKDSFLLPLALVAERSGEALDLRLALDYAVCEAFCVVDRVELRLTLPPGRPEATGHDARLRRALGEARAR; encoded by the coding sequence ATGACGGCCCTCGCCGAAGGCAAGCTCTCGAGTCCGCGGGTGCGCGGCCCGCTGGCACGCGCTGTCCTGTGCCTGTCTCTGCTGTGCTCGGTCCTGCTCCAGCGGCCGGAGGCCGCCCTCGCCGCGGACTGGACCGAAAGGGAGTTCGCCAGGTTCCGGCTCCTGCCGGGCGTCACCGCGGTCGAGGCCGCGCGCGATCTTCTGGTCGGCCTGGAGGTCGAGCTGGCGCCCGGATGGCAGTTCTATTCCGAAAACCCCGGAGACTACGGCGTCGCGCCGCGCCTCGACTGGAGCGCCTCGCGCAACCTAGCCGAGGCCGAGATCCATTGGCCCGCGCCCAAGGCCTACATCTACGGCAGCGATCCGACGGTCAGCACCCTGGGCTACAAGGACTCCTTCCTGCTGCCGCTCGCCCTGGTCGCGGAACGCTCCGGCGAGGCCTTGGACCTCCGCCTGGCCCTGGACTACGCCGTCTGCGAGGCCTTCTGCGTGGTCGACAGGGTCGAGCTGCGCCTCACACTGCCGCCGGGCCGGCCCGAGGCGACCGGCCACGACGCACGGCTCCGCCGGGCCCTGGGGGAGGCACGCGCCCGCTGA
- a CDS encoding sulfotransferase domain-containing protein translates to MTQEPEAWPQKARELHNHHFDSTVWNDFRFRDDDIVIASYAKAGTTWLQQIVSQLIFKGEEGLPVAEMSPWLDLRVPPKKVKLAEVEKQSHRRFVKTHLPVDALVFSPEAKYLYIGRDGRDVVWSLYNHHAKANALWYEALNDSPGRVGPPIEPPPDSVRQYYRDWFEKDGFPFWSFWENVASWWEIRHLPNLLLVHFGRLKADLPGEIRRIAAFLEIPVDEARWEAIVAHCGFDYMKANAEVSVPLGGAFWEGGAETFLHKGSNGRWRDVLTAEEAAAYERRARDELGADCAAWLLSGELP, encoded by the coding sequence GTGACACAGGAACCCGAGGCCTGGCCGCAAAAGGCCAGGGAACTGCACAACCATCATTTCGATTCGACGGTCTGGAACGACTTCCGCTTTCGCGACGACGACATCGTCATCGCCAGCTACGCGAAGGCCGGCACCACCTGGCTGCAGCAGATCGTCAGCCAGCTCATCTTCAAGGGCGAGGAAGGCCTGCCGGTGGCGGAGATGTCGCCCTGGCTGGACCTGCGGGTGCCGCCCAAGAAGGTCAAGCTGGCCGAGGTCGAGAAGCAGAGCCACCGGCGCTTCGTGAAGACCCATCTGCCGGTCGACGCTCTGGTCTTCTCACCCGAGGCCAAGTACCTCTACATCGGCCGCGACGGGCGCGACGTGGTCTGGAGCCTCTACAACCACCACGCCAAGGCCAACGCGCTGTGGTACGAGGCGCTGAACGACAGCCCGGGGCGGGTCGGCCCGCCGATCGAGCCGCCGCCGGACTCGGTCCGGCAGTACTACCGGGACTGGTTCGAGAAGGACGGCTTTCCTTTCTGGTCGTTCTGGGAAAACGTCGCCTCCTGGTGGGAGATCCGGCATCTGCCGAACCTGCTGCTGGTGCACTTCGGCCGGCTGAAGGCGGACCTGCCCGGCGAGATCCGGCGCATCGCGGCCTTTCTCGAGATCCCGGTCGACGAGGCCAGGTGGGAGGCCATCGTCGCGCACTGCGGCTTCGACTACATGAAGGCCAACGCCGAGGTCAGCGTGCCCCTGGGCGGCGCCTTCTGGGAGGGCGGTGCGGAGACCTTCCTGCACAAGGGCAGCAACGGCCGCTGGCGCGACGTCTTGACCGCGGAGGAGGCCGCTGCCTACGAGCGCAGGGCGCGCGACGAGCTTGGGGCGGACTGCGCCGCTTGGCTGCTGAGCGGCGAGCTGCCATGA
- a CDS encoding HAD family hydrolase, with translation MPITVFFDIGDTLVGGSSWMPGARDCLGALSTAGLPLGLISNTGNLTRPQLAAGLPGDFSFDDFRPALVLLSSEVNVEKPDPAIFRLAVGRAAVPPEDCVFVGENLVETWAAQAVGLRALRVARFPQDLQGLARMLAG, from the coding sequence ATGCCTATCACCGTCTTCTTCGACATCGGCGACACCCTGGTGGGGGGCTCGTCCTGGATGCCCGGCGCGCGGGACTGCCTGGGCGCGCTCAGCACGGCGGGGCTGCCACTGGGCCTGATCTCGAACACGGGGAACCTGACCCGGCCGCAGCTCGCCGCCGGCCTGCCGGGCGACTTCAGCTTCGACGACTTCCGGCCCGCCCTGGTGCTGCTCTCTTCCGAAGTGAACGTGGAGAAGCCGGACCCGGCGATCTTTCGCCTCGCGGTCGGCCGCGCGGCCGTCCCGCCGGAGGACTGCGTCTTCGTCGGGGAGAACCTGGTGGAGACCTGGGCGGCCCAGGCGGTCGGCCTGCGCGCGCTGCGGGTCGCGCGCTTCCCGCAGGACCTGCAAGGCCTGGCGCGGATGCTGGCCGGCTGA
- a CDS encoding SDR family oxidoreductase, translated as MSFARYPSLNQAVVFVTGGASGIGEEIVRAFAAQGSQVGFLDIDEARGAALAETLAEQGGAVRFEACDLRDIEALKRGFAALQDALGPATVLVNNAARDDRHAWEEVSADYYDERIAANLRHMFFAIQAVAPGMIAAGKGSIINFGSNSWWEAAGGMPVYTSAKAAVHGMTRAFARDLGPHRIRVNTVVPGWVMTERQKELWATPESLERHRQRQCLPDLIEPVYLARMVLFLASDDAAMCTANNYMVEAGSI; from the coding sequence ATGTCCTTCGCCCGCTATCCCAGCCTGAACCAAGCGGTGGTCTTCGTCACCGGCGGTGCCTCGGGCATTGGCGAGGAGATCGTGCGCGCCTTCGCCGCGCAGGGCTCCCAGGTCGGCTTCCTCGACATCGATGAAGCGCGCGGCGCGGCCCTGGCCGAGACCCTGGCGGAGCAGGGCGGGGCGGTCCGCTTCGAGGCCTGCGACCTGCGCGACATCGAGGCCCTGAAGCGCGGCTTCGCGGCGCTGCAGGACGCGCTGGGCCCGGCGACGGTGCTGGTCAACAACGCGGCGCGGGACGACCGCCACGCCTGGGAGGAGGTTAGCGCCGACTACTACGACGAGCGGATCGCCGCCAACCTGCGGCACATGTTCTTCGCCATCCAGGCGGTGGCGCCGGGCATGATCGCCGCCGGCAAGGGCTCGATCATCAACTTCGGCTCCAACTCCTGGTGGGAAGCGGCCGGCGGCATGCCGGTCTACACCTCGGCCAAGGCGGCGGTCCACGGCATGACCCGCGCCTTCGCCCGGGACCTGGGGCCGCACCGCATCCGGGTCAACACCGTGGTGCCCGGCTGGGTGATGACCGAGCGCCAGAAGGAACTCTGGGCGACGCCGGAGTCGCTCGAGCGCCACCGCCAGAGGCAGTGCCTGCCGGACCTGATCGAGCCGGTCTATCTGGCGCGCATGGTGCTGTTCCTGGCCTCGGACGACGCCGCCATGTGCACGGCCAACAACTACATGGTCGAGGCCGGCTCGATCTGA
- a CDS encoding cyclic nucleotide-binding domain-containing protein, translating into MQELTVDSGWLIHVAALLQVLGLLLRRQLLLRLFLLAGSLAYVAYFYAHAVEPMWAPVFWSAVLGTANAIGIARLVLERLHFRQSEEERRFLETLRVLSPGELRRLMRLAQWREAGATTTLTREGRPVRELYYVLDGGIVIDKAGKSFPVRPGVFIGEVAFLLDTPASATVTLAPGARYIAWPAGPLRRLIGRTPSLGLTMERLFNQELARKVARSWGA; encoded by the coding sequence GTGCAGGAGCTGACCGTCGACAGCGGCTGGCTGATCCACGTCGCCGCGCTGCTGCAGGTGCTGGGCCTGCTGCTGCGGCGCCAGCTGCTGCTGCGACTCTTCCTCCTCGCCGGCAGCCTCGCTTACGTCGCCTACTTCTACGCCCACGCGGTCGAACCGATGTGGGCCCCGGTCTTCTGGAGCGCGGTGCTCGGCACGGCCAACGCGATCGGCATCGCGCGCCTGGTCCTGGAGCGCCTGCACTTCCGCCAGAGCGAGGAGGAGCGCCGTTTCCTCGAGACCCTGCGGGTCCTGAGCCCGGGCGAGCTGCGCCGGCTGATGCGCCTCGCCCAGTGGCGCGAGGCCGGGGCGACGACGACCCTGACCCGGGAGGGCCGGCCGGTCCGCGAGCTCTACTACGTGCTCGACGGCGGGATCGTGATCGACAAGGCCGGCAAGTCCTTCCCGGTCCGCCCCGGCGTCTTCATCGGCGAGGTCGCCTTCCTCCTGGACACGCCGGCCTCCGCCACGGTGACCCTGGCCCCGGGCGCCCGCTACATCGCCTGGCCGGCCGGCCCCCTGCGCCGCCTGATCGGCCGCACCCCCTCCCTGGGCCTGACCATGGAACGCCTCTTCAACCAGGAGCTGGCCCGCAAGGTCGCCCGATCCTGGGGCGCTTGA
- a CDS encoding DOMON-like domain-containing protein, which translates to MRQPLTPHPETPCGAVIQIAVEAARTGPGALRLRYRVTGEIGGLSLPPVSAPARAEGLWQHSCFEVFLRTGPGGAYHEFNFAPSTRWAAYSFEGYREGMRVAHEVEAPRLAVETRDGAFELRANLALDRLPDLSADAPWRLGLSAVIEEASGRLSYWALAHPPGRPDFHHSHCFALELPAALRP; encoded by the coding sequence ATGCGCCAGCCCCTGACGCCTCACCCGGAGACGCCCTGCGGCGCGGTGATCCAGATCGCCGTCGAGGCCGCGCGGACGGGCCCCGGCGCCCTGCGGCTGCGCTACCGGGTGACCGGCGAGATCGGCGGCCTCAGCCTGCCGCCCGTGTCCGCGCCCGCACGCGCCGAAGGTCTCTGGCAGCACAGCTGCTTCGAGGTCTTCCTGCGGACCGGGCCGGGCGGCGCCTACCACGAATTTAACTTCGCGCCCTCGACGCGCTGGGCGGCCTACAGCTTCGAGGGCTACCGGGAGGGCATGCGGGTTGCCCACGAAGTGGAGGCGCCGCGGCTCGCGGTCGAGACCCGGGACGGGGCCTTCGAGCTGCGGGCCAATCTGGCGCTGGACCGTCTGCCCGACCTGTCGGCCGACGCGCCCTGGCGGCTCGGCCTCTCGGCGGTGATCGAGGAGGCAAGCGGCCGCCTCTCCTACTGGGCCCTGGCGCATCCGCCGGGGCGGCCGGACTTTCATCATTCCCATTGCTTTGCCCTGGAACTTCCCGCAGCTTTGCGGCCATGA
- a CDS encoding DUF1343 domain-containing protein gives MNFGIDRLIADPALRAPLQGKRVALLAHPASLTADLTHALDALAACGDLRLSAAFGPQHGLRGDKQDNMIETADYDDPVHGIPVFSLYGEVRRPTDAMMESFDVLMVDLQDLGCRIYTYVTTLRYVLEAAADRGKAVRVLDRPNPAGRPVEGLRLRPGWESFVGAGPLPIRHGLTLGELGQWFVASLGLDVDYGVIEMQGWQPEAGPGFGWPLGARVWVNPSPNAPNLWMARAFPGTVMLEGTTLSEGRGTTRPLELFGAPDLDARRLLAEMQALAPEWLAGCRLRDCWFEPTFHKHQGKLCHGLQIHAEAPGYDHGAFRPWRLQALAFKALRRLHPDYEIWRDFPYEYEEGKLPIDVICGGPQLRDWVDDPAATPRDLDALANPDEQAWLSERRAHLLY, from the coding sequence ATGAACTTCGGCATCGACCGGCTCATCGCCGACCCCGCCCTGCGCGCCCCGCTCCAGGGCAAGCGCGTCGCCCTCCTCGCCCACCCGGCCTCGCTCACCGCGGACCTCACCCACGCCCTCGATGCGCTCGCCGCCTGCGGCGATCTCCGGCTCAGCGCCGCCTTCGGCCCGCAGCATGGCCTGCGCGGCGACAAGCAGGACAACATGATCGAGACGGCGGACTACGACGATCCGGTGCACGGCATCCCGGTCTTCAGCCTCTACGGCGAGGTTCGCCGGCCGACGGACGCGATGATGGAAAGCTTCGACGTCCTGATGGTCGACCTCCAGGACCTGGGCTGCCGGATCTACACCTACGTCACGACTCTGCGCTACGTCCTTGAGGCGGCCGCCGACCGCGGCAAGGCGGTCCGGGTGCTCGACCGGCCCAATCCCGCCGGCCGGCCGGTCGAGGGCCTGCGCCTGCGCCCCGGCTGGGAGAGCTTCGTCGGCGCCGGCCCCCTGCCGATCCGCCACGGCCTCACCCTGGGCGAGCTCGGCCAGTGGTTCGTCGCCAGCCTCGGCCTCGACGTGGACTACGGGGTCATCGAGATGCAGGGCTGGCAGCCCGAGGCCGGGCCGGGCTTCGGCTGGCCACTGGGCGCGCGGGTCTGGGTCAACCCCAGCCCCAACGCGCCCAACCTCTGGATGGCGCGGGCCTTCCCGGGCACGGTGATGCTCGAAGGCACGACCCTCTCCGAGGGCCGCGGCACGACCCGGCCGCTCGAGCTCTTCGGCGCCCCCGACCTCGACGCGCGCCGGCTCCTCGCTGAGATGCAGGCCCTGGCGCCCGAATGGCTGGCCGGCTGCCGCCTGCGCGACTGCTGGTTCGAGCCGACCTTCCACAAGCACCAGGGCAAGCTCTGCCACGGCCTGCAGATCCACGCCGAGGCCCCCGGCTACGACCACGGGGCCTTCCGCCCTTGGCGCCTCCAGGCCCTGGCCTTCAAGGCGCTCCGCCGGCTCCATCCGGACTACGAGATCTGGCGCGACTTCCCCTACGAGTACGAGGAGGGCAAGCTGCCGATCGACGTCATCTGCGGCGGGCCGCAGCTGCGCGACTGGGTCGACGACCCGGCCGCGACGCCCCGGGACCTCGACGCGCTGGCCAACCCGGACGAGCAGGCCTGGCTGAGCGAACGCCGGGCCCATCTCCTCTATTGA
- a CDS encoding c-type cytochrome produces the protein MRTWIAILLLVGLLAPGPLLAPAPASGQAVGDIVAGERLAREVCAACHAVEKGDTLVSFEGAPPFQRVANDPSASEVGLRVFLRTPHEKMPDLILTPQQTDDIVTYILSLRDRVD, from the coding sequence ATGAGAACCTGGATCGCGATCCTGCTCCTGGTCGGCCTCCTGGCTCCCGGCCCGCTCCTCGCCCCCGCACCGGCCAGCGGCCAAGCGGTGGGCGACATCGTTGCGGGCGAGCGCCTGGCGCGCGAGGTCTGCGCCGCCTGTCACGCGGTCGAGAAGGGCGACACCCTGGTCTCCTTCGAGGGCGCGCCGCCCTTCCAGCGGGTCGCCAACGACCCTTCGGCGAGCGAGGTCGGCCTGCGCGTCTTCCTGAGGACGCCGCACGAGAAGATGCCCGACCTCATCCTGACCCCGCAGCAGACCGACGACATCGTCACCTACATTCTGAGCCTCAGGGACCGGGTGGACTGA
- a CDS encoding HAD family acid phosphatase — protein sequence MRRAIKTIGLTLVAAAAVQVALPEGAAAFEPKAHNDLLNATLWTQSSVEFKANSLAIYRLAGIMLDEALADTSLTAAPAEQGSGFGDKPPAVILDVDETVLDNSAYQAWLAKTGESAALKTWVSFVRSETSRPIPGSLEFIERAVSKGVKVFYVTNRRAPQEQATRNNLKALGYPVDETEDTVLTRGESEAWKSFEKSPRRAHIAETYRVVMMIGDNFGDFVDGYKGSPAARQALLTEHRDMWGSLWFVIANPMYGSWESAPFDHDRTLPGAQRRQAKYDAMTIWAGP from the coding sequence ATGCGACGAGCCATCAAGACGATCGGCCTCACGCTGGTTGCGGCGGCCGCGGTCCAGGTCGCTCTGCCGGAAGGCGCGGCGGCTTTCGAGCCGAAGGCGCACAATGATCTCCTCAACGCGACCCTCTGGACGCAGTCGTCGGTCGAGTTCAAGGCCAACAGCCTGGCGATTTACAGGCTCGCCGGGATCATGCTGGACGAGGCCCTGGCCGATACATCCCTGACCGCGGCCCCCGCCGAGCAGGGCAGCGGCTTCGGGGACAAGCCGCCGGCGGTCATCCTGGACGTCGATGAGACGGTGCTCGACAATTCGGCCTATCAGGCCTGGCTCGCGAAGACGGGCGAGAGCGCGGCCTTGAAGACCTGGGTTTCCTTCGTCCGCTCCGAGACATCGCGCCCGATTCCGGGTTCGCTCGAGTTCATCGAGCGTGCGGTGAGCAAGGGCGTGAAGGTCTTCTACGTGACCAACCGCAGGGCGCCTCAGGAGCAGGCGACCCGCAACAACCTCAAGGCCTTGGGCTACCCGGTCGACGAGACCGAGGATACCGTGCTGACGCGGGGCGAAAGCGAGGCCTGGAAGTCGTTCGAGAAGAGTCCGCGGCGCGCCCACATCGCCGAGACCTACCGTGTCGTCATGATGATCGGCGACAACTTCGGCGACTTCGTTGACGGCTACAAGGGCTCCCCGGCGGCGCGGCAGGCGCTCTTGACCGAGCACAGGGACATGTGGGGCAGCCTGTGGTTCGTGATCGCCAACCCCATGTACGGCTCCTGGGAGTCCGCGCCCTTCGACCACGACCGGACGCTGCCGGGCGCGCAGCGCCGCCAGGCGAAGTACGACGCCATGACCATCTGGGCGGGGCCCTGA